One part of the Thalassospira sp. ER-Se-21-Dark genome encodes these proteins:
- the fdhD gene encoding formate dehydrogenase accessory sulfurtransferase FdhD, translating into MAKPSENRILDGRDVDLARAVSGDDVNDDAPIMLQPEVPAALTFNGHSYAVMMVSPHDLEDFMVGFALSEGIADDVSQITLRDVRKTLQGYVIEADLHEDVFDRLADRQRTLEGRSGCGLCGVQSLEAVAMDKIGTVTPSNMTQDIVLRAIDALPEYQTRNREGGGLLHASAFVDGSGNIVLVREDIGRHNALDKVLGAVARQGIDPTGGFILMTSRCSYEIVTKTVQFGVGGLVTLSGPTLTAVNLARKAGLTMICRERYGLFRRFA; encoded by the coding sequence ATGGCTAAGCCATCGGAAAATCGCATTCTGGACGGGCGCGACGTCGATCTCGCGCGTGCCGTCTCGGGCGATGATGTCAATGATGACGCACCGATCATGTTGCAGCCGGAAGTCCCGGCTGCTTTGACGTTCAATGGGCATTCCTATGCGGTGATGATGGTGTCGCCGCATGATCTTGAAGATTTCATGGTCGGCTTTGCTCTGTCCGAAGGCATTGCCGATGACGTTTCCCAGATCACGCTCCGTGACGTGCGCAAGACCCTGCAGGGATATGTGATCGAGGCTGACCTGCATGAAGATGTCTTTGATCGTCTTGCCGATCGTCAACGGACACTCGAAGGTCGATCAGGTTGTGGCTTGTGTGGTGTGCAATCGCTTGAAGCCGTCGCCATGGACAAGATCGGGACGGTCACACCATCCAACATGACGCAGGATATCGTCTTGCGTGCGATTGACGCACTTCCGGAATATCAGACCCGCAATCGCGAAGGCGGTGGGTTGCTACATGCCAGCGCCTTTGTCGATGGTAGCGGTAACATCGTTCTGGTCCGCGAAGATATCGGACGCCACAACGCGCTTGATAAGGTGCTTGGTGCGGTGGCCCGACAGGGGATTGATCCGACCGGCGGGTTCATTCTGATGACCAGCCGCTGTTCCTATGAAATTGTCACCAAGACCGTGCAATTCGGAGTGGGCGGGCTTGTAACCCTTTCGGGCCCGACATTGACGGCGGTGAACCTTGCGCGCAAGGCCGGTTTGACCATGATCTGTCGCGAACGGTATGGTCTGTTTCGCCGCTTTGCCTGA
- a CDS encoding formate dehydrogenase subunit delta: MAPDKLVYMANQIATFFKSQPEGEGVDGVANHISDFWEPRMRKQLFDMIAEGKADFHPLVIKAAPKIRKVKETA; encoded by the coding sequence ATGGCACCCGACAAACTTGTCTATATGGCCAATCAGATCGCAACCTTCTTCAAATCCCAGCCCGAGGGCGAGGGCGTTGATGGTGTTGCCAACCATATCAGCGATTTCTGGGAACCGCGCATGCGCAAGCAGCTGTTTGATATGATCGCCGAAGGCAAGGCCGACTTCCATCCTTTGGTGATCAAGGCCGCGCCGAAAATCCGGAAGGTCAAGGAAACCGCATGA
- the fdhF gene encoding formate dehydrogenase subunit alpha: MSLIKEVDYGTPAKKSEKTVTLTIDGKDITVPEGTSVMRASMEAGIQVPKLCATDMVDAFGSCRLCLVEVEGRNGTPASCTTPAADGMVVHTQTERLKKIRKGVMELYISDHPLDCLTCAANGDCELQDMAGAVGLRDVRYGYEGENHVQVRQNGEENPRYMAKDETNPYFTYDPSKCIVCSRCVRACEEVQGTFALTIEGRGFESRVSPGMHENFLDSECVSCGACVQACPTATLQEKSVIEIGQPEHSVVTTCAYCGVGCSFKAEMRGEELVRMVPYKDGKANRGHSCVKGRFAYGYANHKDRILNPMIRESVDEPWQEVSWEEALRFTADKFKGIQAKYGKGALGGITSSRCTNEETFLVQKLIRAGFGNNNVDTCARVCHSPTGYGLKTTFGTSAGTQDFDSVEHTDVVILIGANPTDGHPVFASRLKKRLRQGAKLIVIDPRRIDLVRSPHIEAVAHIPLRPGTNVAVLTSLAHVIVTEGLFDEAFVRERCDWDEFQDWAAFVSDPKHSPEAIADMIGVDAETMRKAARTFATGGNGAIYYGLGVTEHSQGSTTVMAIANLAMATGNIGRPGVGVNPLRGQNNVQGSCDMGSFPHELPGYRHIQDSATRDIFEDIWGVKLDDEPGLRIPNMLDAAVEGTFKGIYIQGEDILQSDPDTKHVAAGLAAMECVVVHDLFLNETANYAHVFLPGSTFLEKDGTFTNAERRINRVRKVMTPLNGFADWEVTQNLARAMGLDWNYTHPSQVMDEIAKTTPSFAKVSYDLLEEKGSVQWPCNDKAPEGTPVMHIDGFVRGKGKFVVTEYVATDERTGPRFPLLLTTGRILSQYNVGAQTRRTENTTWHKEDLLEIHPHDAEQRGIREGDWIRLASRSGETSLRATITDRVAPGVVYTTFHHPGTQANVITTDYTDWATNCPEYKVTAVQVSSSNGPTEWQVEYDRQAEQSRRIKPRVDAAE, encoded by the coding sequence ATGTCCTTGATCAAAGAAGTTGACTACGGAACCCCCGCCAAGAAGTCCGAAAAGACGGTAACCCTGACCATTGATGGCAAGGACATTACCGTGCCCGAAGGCACCTCTGTCATGCGGGCCTCGATGGAGGCAGGCATTCAGGTCCCGAAACTCTGCGCAACCGACATGGTTGATGCGTTCGGGTCGTGCCGCCTGTGTCTGGTTGAGGTCGAAGGCCGCAACGGCACCCCGGCATCCTGCACGACGCCTGCGGCAGACGGCATGGTGGTTCATACCCAGACCGAACGGCTTAAGAAAATCCGCAAAGGCGTGATGGAGCTTTATATCTCTGACCATCCGCTCGATTGCCTGACCTGTGCCGCCAATGGCGATTGCGAATTGCAAGACATGGCAGGTGCGGTTGGCCTGCGCGACGTGCGGTATGGCTATGAGGGTGAAAACCACGTTCAGGTTCGCCAGAACGGTGAAGAAAACCCGCGCTATATGGCCAAGGATGAAACTAACCCGTATTTCACCTATGACCCGTCGAAATGCATTGTCTGTTCGCGCTGTGTGCGGGCCTGCGAAGAAGTGCAGGGCACCTTTGCGCTGACCATCGAAGGTCGTGGCTTTGAATCCCGCGTCTCGCCGGGCATGCATGAAAACTTCCTCGATTCCGAATGCGTATCGTGCGGTGCCTGCGTTCAGGCCTGCCCGACCGCAACGCTTCAGGAAAAATCGGTCATTGAAATCGGCCAGCCGGAACACTCAGTCGTCACCACCTGTGCTTATTGCGGGGTGGGCTGCTCGTTCAAGGCGGAAATGCGCGGCGAAGAACTTGTCCGCATGGTCCCCTATAAGGATGGCAAGGCCAACCGCGGTCATTCCTGTGTGAAGGGCCGGTTTGCCTATGGCTATGCCAATCACAAGGACCGCATCCTCAACCCGATGATCCGCGAAAGCGTTGATGAACCCTGGCAGGAAGTCAGCTGGGAAGAAGCGCTTCGCTTTACCGCCGACAAGTTCAAGGGCATTCAGGCCAAATATGGCAAGGGTGCGCTGGGCGGGATTACCTCGTCTCGTTGCACGAACGAGGAAACCTTCCTTGTTCAAAAACTGATCCGTGCCGGGTTTGGCAATAACAACGTCGATACCTGCGCACGTGTTTGCCACTCGCCGACGGGTTATGGCCTTAAAACCACGTTTGGGACCTCGGCCGGGACGCAGGATTTTGATTCTGTCGAGCATACCGATGTTGTCATCCTGATCGGGGCCAACCCGACTGATGGCCATCCTGTATTTGCCTCGCGCCTGAAAAAGCGCCTGCGTCAGGGCGCGAAACTGATCGTGATCGATCCGCGCCGGATTGATCTTGTCCGTTCGCCGCATATCGAGGCCGTCGCCCATATCCCGCTGCGTCCGGGGACCAACGTTGCGGTTTTGACATCGCTTGCCCATGTCATCGTAACCGAAGGCCTGTTTGACGAAGCGTTCGTGCGTGAACGGTGCGACTGGGATGAATTCCAGGATTGGGCAGCCTTTGTTTCCGATCCGAAACACAGCCCCGAAGCCATCGCCGACATGATCGGTGTTGACGCGGAAACGATGCGCAAGGCCGCACGCACCTTTGCCACCGGCGGCAATGGTGCGATCTATTACGGTCTGGGTGTCACCGAACACAGCCAGGGTTCAACCACTGTGATGGCGATTGCCAACCTTGCCATGGCGACCGGCAATATCGGTCGCCCGGGTGTGGGGGTGAACCCGCTGCGTGGCCAGAACAACGTGCAGGGATCGTGCGATATGGGATCGTTCCCGCACGAACTGCCGGGCTATCGCCATATTCAGGACAGTGCCACCCGCGATATTTTCGAAGATATCTGGGGTGTGAAACTTGATGACGAACCGGGCCTTCGTATCCCCAACATGCTCGATGCGGCTGTCGAAGGCACGTTCAAGGGCATCTATATTCAGGGCGAAGATATCCTTCAGTCAGATCCGGATACCAAACATGTGGCAGCCGGTCTGGCGGCAATGGAATGTGTGGTCGTCCATGACCTGTTCCTCAATGAAACCGCGAACTACGCGCATGTGTTCCTGCCAGGCTCCACCTTCCTTGAAAAGGACGGAACCTTCACCAACGCCGAACGCCGTATTAACCGCGTGCGCAAGGTGATGACACCGCTGAACGGCTTTGCCGATTGGGAAGTCACCCAGAACCTGGCCCGTGCGATGGGTCTTGACTGGAACTACACCCATCCGTCGCAGGTTATGGACGAAATTGCCAAGACCACACCAAGCTTTGCCAAAGTCAGCTATGACCTGCTGGAAGAAAAGGGCTCGGTTCAGTGGCCGTGTAATGACAAGGCGCCCGAAGGGACCCCGGTCATGCATATCGATGGCTTTGTTCGTGGCAAGGGCAAGTTTGTTGTCACCGAATACGTCGCAACCGATGAACGTACCGGTCCGCGCTTCCCGCTTCTGCTGACGACGGGACGAATTCTCAGTCAGTATAATGTCGGTGCACAGACCAGGCGTACGGAAAACACGACCTGGCACAAAGAAGACTTGCTGGAAATCCATCCGCACGATGCCGAACAGCGTGGCATTCGTGAAGGCGACTGGATCCGTCTGGCATCCCGGTCGGGCGAAACATCCCTTCGTGCCACCATTACCGACCGTGTCGCACCGGGTGTGGTTTACACAACCTTCCACCATCCGGGCACACAGGCCAACGTGATCACCACCGACTATACCGACTGGGCGACAAACTGCCCGGAATACAAGGTTACTGCGGTTCAGGTTTCGTCCTCCAATGGCCCGACCGAATGGCAGGTCGAATATGATCGTCAGGCCGAACAGTCACGCCGGATCAAACCGCGTGTTGATGCCGCCGAATAG